Genomic DNA from Oncorhynchus clarkii lewisi isolate Uvic-CL-2024 chromosome 28, UVic_Ocla_1.0, whole genome shotgun sequence:
actccagggctctgcccatcaggcaggagacgaggacgcTCACACACTCTTCACCCAAGGGTGTCGGCCAAACTGTAGCCAGGTATAGCTCGagctggagcaaaaatccctggcacccagccgcctctccatcgtactccctcgggggtACGAGACAAAGTGCGCTGGGGCCGGACGCCGCCGGAGGAATGGGTTGAGTCGTCGAAGGTGGTGCTGGAGGTGAGGTAGGGAGACCACTCTTCTCCCATCGCTCCCattctctccatcatttggtccatcgCTGACCCGATACGATGGAGGATGGCCGTATGATGGAGGATGCGCTCCTCCATAGATGGAAGAGGAGTggccgctgctcctgctgactccatgtaATGGTGCAGGCTTCTGTCAGGTCTTCTAGGCGTAGTGGgtttggagtcaggcgcagagagcagagggttagGACAATCGTATTTATTCCGGTACAAAACGGCCACGCCAAAAACACTAGGCGCATAAAACTGACATGCCCAAAAACAGGAcccaaacagtccggagaaaataaaatacaaatgcacATCCACAAACTAACAGAGGAAGAAGCCAGCACAAAAACAGGCGGGCATACTCGGCTTAAATAGCCCTAACCAAAGCCCAAATAAGAAACAGAAAATACCCAAATAAGaaaccaataagacaaaactaacagaaaaggaaaaggggatcagtggcagctagtagaccagtgacgacgaccgccgagcgccgcccgaacaagaaTCCCTCCTTCGGTGGGAGTCATCACAGGTTATAATATGAagatttggcttggaaagtttcttgcctggtcacagacagctgatgtgttgtgcactgaagtccacaagcaaagggaaaaggtgagaggaggagagcatgtCAGAAGGAATTaatgagcaaagtgatcatgcggtttgtatgtggctgctattaaagtgaactgtgtgtgtgcattcattcGCCCAATTTTGTTGAAAAACTTTTTTAAACGCAAGCAAATGGATGCAAACGAGGAAAAACAAACCTGAATTTGTACAATATCAACTATAGTTTGcagctgttggactaatgattacaccttagttaaaaacctcttcatcctaccccctcctttttcgaacattctgttaaaaatcgtgcaacttttcagcgtcctgctactcatgccaggaatatagtatatgcatatgattagtatgtgtggatagaaaacactctgaagtttctaaaactggttaaatcacggctgtgactataacagattgtgtgtttcatcgaaaagcgcaagaaaaactgctctctgaaagctaaaaataatttccatgcgtcactttcatgagttgttaaaagggcacaaaattaattatgcatgcatttcctacagattccacacgatgtcgccattgtcgtcattttccagggagttttttgttggtaaatccaactaactggattcaatttcttccggtctccgccaggatgttgtgaagtgcacattttcagccattgatttgaagacgaggagctattgaatacacattgccctgtaatcattttgatagattataaacgtttactaatacctaaagttggattacaaaagtatttcgaagtgttttgtgaaagtttatcgtcgacttttttaattttaaaaaatgacgctgcaaaacaatgtttttttctgaattacacagcttccatagaaagctattttgggtatatatggaccgatttaaacgaaaaaaagacccaatagtgatgtttatggggcatataggagtgccaagaaagaagctcgtcaaaggtaatgaatgttttatattttatttctgcgttttgtgtagcgccggctacgctaaatctttgtttacgtcgcattcaggcattttggggtgttgcatgctatcagataatagcttctcatgctttcgccgaaaagcattttaaaaatctgacttgttggctaggttcacaacgagtgtagctttaattcaataccctgcatgtgcattttgatgaacgtttgagttttaacgagtacatttagcatttagcgtagcgcatttgcatttccaggtgtctacttgagacatctgcgtctcaagtaggagcaagaattTAAGCTAGATGGTGCCGAAGAACATGGCTGctccaattgtgctattttgttattttttttgcgtattttttaaaacattttttaaggctagggggcagtattcggaagtttggatgactgagttgcccaaagtaaactgcctgttactcagacccagaagttgggatatgcatatgcatggtagtattggatagaaaacactctaaaggttCTAAAATTGTTAAATGGACCCCGGGGTACTCTGATCGGGGTACTCACGGTTTGTTtcttacctatgcatagtcacttcgcccccacatacatgtacagattacctcaaatAGCCTGTACCctcacacactgactcggtaccggtgcccctgtatatagcctcgttattgttattgtgttccTTTTAATTAATACTTTTTATATTTgtctatttggtaaatattttcttcttcgtgaactgcactgttgtttaaatttagattttgtgtcactggccaacacacaatacccatccataatgtcaaagtggaattacatTTTTTGAAATTCATtgcaaatgaaaagctgaaatgtcttcagtcaataagtattcaacctcagGTTTaaaaagttcaggagtaaaaatgtgcttaatggCTGTGAtttgagaaaactgaggatggatcaacaacattgtagttactctacaataataacctaaatgacagaatgaaaagaaggaagcatgtacagaaAAAATAAATCCAAAACATGAATCCTGTTTGCAAAATGGCACTAAAGTATAACTGCAAAAaacgtggcaaagaaattaactttacatcttgaatacaaagcattgtgttggggcaaatccaacagaacacatcacattttcaagcatggtggtggctgcatcatgttatgcatatgtgactcatttcaggaaactTATCAAAATACGTTTTTACCTTGAAATGCCTTGTGGAGTATGAacattcatgtgccttaataacaaacttgtttgCCATCGGTAAATACGAATGAAATTgtaaaattacgagcctagttggtttggccacagaaaaagccaggaaccttcccactagctatgattggctgagataatggatgagCTGGACATGctgggagatgagtttggattggtctgccatgtagcatggtTCTGTCTATAACTtgagctgttcagtatgtgttgacagTCCTTTCTACTATGCCATATTTGAAAGATATAACATTAGCCATCGAGAACTATAACAAAGGGCTGCTCGGTTTTTGTAGTTAATCCTTTCAAACACTGCTTGTTTGAAAGGATTACCTACAAAAACCGAGCAACACTGCTTGTTTGAAAGATAATAAGTGTTGTTCTACACTTTCTGGAGGagagagttttgaaatcagtggattATCCGatggaagcagagtatgatagctaacgcgatggagaaaattctgccctttgattgcaaatatgcagagggaGCCAATGTGACAACAAACATAAGGCTGTttgggcaaccatggcatctgtgacagagaaGGATAAATGTTCacccatgtatacaggtaagagagtctagctagctacattttcagatgttataagtttctaattttgtcagaaagttgttttcgtTGCAAGTTTAAGTGtattgttagctagcttgcttacattagctggctggctcacaaGCAAACATTTACGCGTATGATCTgtgtaataataatattactatcTCAGAAgtatttgcattgctagttagcctaatgttagctagctagctaacattgaatgtAGTTGGTTAGctactgtcacattctgaccttgaGTTGGGtaggttgtctatgttcctttttctatgttttgggatttctgtgtttggcctggtatggttctcaatcagaggcagctgtcaatcgttgtccctgattgagaaccatacttaggtagcctggtttcacttttgagttgtgggtgattattttccgtgtcagtgttttgttcaacacggaactgtttcggttttgtttttTCAAGttgctgtttattgttttgttcagtgttcattattcttattaaaaaccaaagaacacttaccacgctgcgctttggtcctctccttcatacAACGaccattacagaatcacccaccatcAAAGGACcacgcagcgtggtaaggagtAGCACTATCTGGAGGAGGTGACAACatgggaggagatagaggagacagagagacagagagacagagagacagagagacagagagatagacagagggtcggtcagccaggtagggtttggcaggctcgagacctccagtgcgccttcacggtccggtctatccggtgccacctccacgcaccagccctccgttggcagccccccgcaccaggctgtctctccgtctcctccctacaggtgctacCCGCCTCTGcagtgctgccagagtcttcctcctgcccagcgctgccagagtctcccatctgtcctgagctgccagagtctcccatctgtcctgagctgccagagtctcccgtctgttctgagctgccagagtcttccgtctgtcctgagctgccagagtcttccgtctgtcctgagctgccagagtctcccgtctgtacTTAGCTGCccgagccgcccgtctgtcctgattTGCAATAGCcgcctgtctgtcctgagctgccagagacgCCCgtttgtcctgagctgccagagccgcccgccagtcaggagctgccagagccgcccgccagtcaggagctaccagagccgcccgccagtcaggagctACCAGAGCCGCCTGTCAGTCAGGAGCTATCAGAGCCGCCTGTCAGTCAGGAGCTATCAGAGCCGCCTGTCagacaggagctgccagagccgccggtcagtcaGGAGCTACCAGAGCCACCTGTCAGTCAGGAGCTATCAGAGCCGCCTGTCagacaggagctgccagagccgcctgtcagtcaggagctgccagagccacctgtcagtcaggagctgctaGAGCCGTCTGTTACTCtggcgctgccggaatcgcccttcactccggatctgccggagtctcccgcctgtccggtgctgccggaatctcccgtccgtccagtgctgccggaatctcccgtctattcgggaccaggagctgccagagccgccggtcagtcaGGAGCTACCAGAGCCGCCTGTCAGTCAGGAGCTATCAGAGGCGCCTGTCAGACAGGAGCTGCCAGAGGCGGTTAAAGAGGCGGAGagagactatggtggagtggggaccacgtcccgcgccagagctgccaccgcggacagacacccacccagaccctcccctataggttcaggttttgcggccggagtccgcacctttggggggtggggtactgtcacgttctgaccttagttcttttgttatgtttttgttgtagtatggccagggcgtgagttgggtgggttgtctatgtcgctttttctatgatttgggatttctgtgtttggcctagtatggttctcaatcggaggcagctgtatatcgttgtccctgattgagaaccatacttaggtagcctggtttcacttttgagttgtgggtgattattttccgtgttagtgtttgtgccacacgggactgtttcgtttgtttcgattttcgtttgttctttcactttgttattttgtagtgttcagtttttcaTATTAAAAGCTATGAACACTTActacgctgcaaattggtccgatatctcttactcctcgtcggaagaagaagacaaaacaatactgaagaagaagaagacaatactgttatgatcacaccacgtctcgttaatcataagccTTAAGGCATGTTAAGGTGTAGCCTAAGCTGCTGCAACATTTGTTTAAAGGGTGATTATGTGTTATCAcctttgctaaataaataccggAGGAAAGTGGAAAGCCTACTTGAGAACACAATAAAAAATATGCTGCATCAACCTCTCTTTTTATTCACACTTTTAATGGATGATGTGATGGAAGCAATCAAATCATTCTGAATTGATTTCGACattggttggaggatgtcctccggaagtggtcataattaccatgtaggTCTATGGAAGGTGGTAAGGCCTTCAAGCCTTCTAGGTTTTTGTATTGAATGtaatgtagccagaggaggacAGGAAGTAGCTGTCCTCCAAGTTCAAGTTATCTTTATTGTCCCAATTAGGAAATTTGTTCTGCAGTGACAACCATACAACCAATATACACATAACATTAAACAATGAGATTGATAAAAGGAGCAATcattgtgaaaagtgcaaataaatagGCATTTCTTTTCATGTGCAGATTAAGAAAGCGTATGGCCTGTGGGATACAATTGATATTGTATCTGTTGTTCTTGAGTTTGGGAAGTCTAAAACGACAATCTGAGGGGAGAAGCGCACAATCGTCAAGGAGGAGGTGATCAGGACGGTCTAGGATACTATTAGCTCTCCTCACCACTTGCTTCCTGAATGTCACTGAGAGCTGTGCCTGTTGCACCCCGATGACCTGGCTGGCCACCTTAACCACCCCGTCCAACCTATTTTTGTTGCAAACAATTGTGCTAGCCTAGAGTGTGTTGTTGAGACTACTGTAgaacttcattgcaaaacagtgtgttttaatcaggtattcggtgacgtgaatatatttagtatagttttaccTATAAAGGAAacgttttttttatgtttctttaTATACAATTTTTCTGAgattcactgagtaggatggtcctctccttcctcctctgtggAGCCTCCACTGCAGAGACCCATGACAATCATATCAAATCCGACCCAGACCGGTTCTGGATTCTGGGTTCGCATTCTGGATTCTGCCCTGCTCGGGTCCCGGATCGGGTTTCAGGTATTCCGGTACAGGTGGACCTCTAGCAAtcggtaccagtgcaccaagtctggaaccaacaggaccctgaacagcttctactccgAAGCattaagactgctgaacaagacTGCTAAATTGCTAATGGACTACCAAATGACCACCACTGACTCgatgcacacacactggatccacacactcacaaacacttacactgacaccccaacacacaaactacatattctcacacacacataacacgctcacacatgcatactgacgacacacacacacacacacacacacacacacacatagctaactcaattacctcgtacccctgcacatcgactcggtactggtactgtatagagccatgttatttttactcattattgttattcgtattatttatatttatatatttttcatcTTTACTTTTACCTCTGCATTATTTGGAAGGacctgtaaggaagcatttcgCTGTTAGTCTACTCTTATTGTTTACgaagtatgtgacaaatacaatttgatttcatgATTTGATTCATTGTCATTAGCTGCTACAGCTAACCTCATTTAATAATGTTTATTGCACCAATTAGTATTGATTTTTACATACAAGATCTAGGGCAACTGTGCCTCAGAGTGCTTGGTTAAACTCCTTCCTGGATTGCCCTGTCCGGGCTGGGTatatgtaaagcactttgtgacaactgctgatgtaaaaaaaaaaggctttataaaaatacatttcattgattAATAATGAAACCCCTCATTGGCTTAAACAAGTTCACAAAACATGCACACAGTGTTTGTAGGCCTACAGCATGTGCCACCTCTACCTGTCCTGATTAACGTGAGTTCCACTTCTCTCTGTTGTTGTAGCTTGGTGGGGGGCCCAGGAGCTTTTCTCTGTGCACCATGAACCTGTATAAGCTGCCCATACCTTGCCAGCCCCGTCATATCAGTGTGAGTACCTACCACCATGTGTTTATTCCAGTGTCATCATAAAACCATAACAATAGTCATGGATTTGCAACAAGAACagtgagtgttgtgttgtggttgtatgtCTTTATTTCGTGAATCTAGCTGAACTGGACTACTTTTGAATTGGAATTATTCTCTAAACATGACTTACAaaatgtaagcctatgcaacatgattcaattaaaaacagttctgtagcaatgtAATTTGTGCAGTTGGCTATAGGGTCAATGCATTATCACTGCACATTAGCTATTCTTGAATTTCCCTACCAATgctgttcttctcagaccattttgaaattacatttaaaacatttagGTATATGATTACAtaggtaatatacagtaccagtcaaaagtttggacacacctactcatttgagggtttttctttttttgtactattttctacgttgtagaataatattgaagacatcagaactttgaaataacacatatggaatcatgtcgtaaccaaaaaagtgataaacaaatcaaaatatgttatatatttgcgattcttcaaagaagccaccctttgcattgataccagctttgcacatgcttggcattctcacaactagcttcatgaagtagtcacctgcaatgcatttcaattaacaggtgtaccttgttgaaagttaatttgtggaatttctttccttcttaatgcatttgagacagtcagttgtgttgtgacaaggtagattTAGTAGACaaagatagcactatttggtaaaagaccaagtccatattatggcaagaacaactcaaataagcaaatagaaatgAAGGTCCATCATttatttaagacatgaaggtcagtgaaTCCGGAAAACGTCAAGaactttgagtttcttcaaatgcagtcacaaaaaccatcaagcactatgatgaaactggctctcacaaATAAATGCGTCACAGATTTCAAgaagcagacacatctcaacatcaactgttcaaaggagactgtgtgaatcaggccttcatggtcgaattgctgcaaagaaaccactactaaaagacaacaATAAGAcgaggagacttgcttgggccaagaaacaaaagCAAtggaccagtggaaatctgtcctttggtctgatgagtcaaaatagaTTTTGGTtgcaaccgccatgtctttgtgagacgcagagtaggttaacggatgatctctgcaaggcacacttaaccatcatggctaccacagcattctgtagcgataaactatcccatctggtttgcgcttagtgggacaatcatttgtttttcaacaggacaatgacccaacacacctccaggctgtgtaagggctatttgaccaagaaggagagtgatggagtgctgcatcagatgacctggcctccacaatcacccaacctcagcccaattgagaaggtttgggatgagttggactgcagagtgaaggaaaagcaagcaacaagtgctctgcatatgtgggaactccttcaagacggttggaaaagcattccaggtgaaactggttgagagaatgccaagaaagTGAAAAGCTGGcagcaaggcaaagggtggctactttgaagaatctcaaatacaaacatattttgatttatttaacacttttttgtttactacatgattccatatgtgttattttgtagttttcactgttattctacaatgtagaaaatagtgtaaaaataaagaactgaacactacacaaaataataatgaagagaaaacaaaacagttctgccaggtgaacagacactaaacagaaattaaacacccacaaccaaaatggggaaatcaggctacctaagtatggttctcaatcagagaccacgaacgacacctgcctctgattgagaaccatactaggccaaacacatagaaatataacaacctagaaaaaagaacatagactacccaccccaaatcacgccctgaccaacctaacacaaagacataaaaaaggaactaaggtcagaacgtgacaacctagttggtttagccacagaaaaagacaggtACAGTCTCGCTAGCCaagattggctgagataatggatgggctggacatgccaggaGATGAGTTTgtattggtctgccatgtagcatggttctgtctataacgtgagctgttcagtatgtgtAACTGAGCtattccgtcatcatgaagtgctttgagagactagtcaaggaccatatcacctccaccctacctgacaccctagacccactccaatttgcttaccgcccaaataggtccacagacgatgcaatctcaaccacactgcacaccgccctaacccatctggacaagaggaatacctatgtgagaatgctgttcattgactacagctctgcattcaacaccatagtaccctccaagctcgtgatcaagctcgagaccctgggtctcgaccccgccctgtgcaactgggtactggacttcctgacgggccgcccccaggtggtgagggtaggcaacaacatctcctccccgctgatcctcaacactggggccccacaagggtgcgttctgagccctctcctgtactccctgttcacccacgactgcgtggccacgcacgcctccaactcaatcatcaagtttgcggacgacacaacagtggtaggcttgattaccaacaacgacgagacggcctacagggagaaggtgagggcccttggagtgtggtgtcaggaaaataacctcacactcaacgtcaacaaaactaaggagatgattgtggacttcaggaaacagcagagggaacacccccctatccacatcgatggaacagtagtggagagggtagcaagttttaagttcctcggcatacacatcacagacaaactgaattggtccactcacacagacagcattgtgaagaaggcgcagcagcgcctcttcaacctcaggaggctgaagaaattcggcttgtcaccaaaagcactcacaaacttctacagatgcacaatcgagagcatcctggcggg
This window encodes:
- the LOC139387534 gene encoding uncharacterized protein — protein: MASVTEKDKCSPMYTGATRLCSAARVFLLPSAARPPVCPELPETPVCPELPEPPASQELPEPPASQELPEPPASQELPEPPVSQELSEPPVSQELSEPPVRQELPEPPVSQELPEPPVSQELSEPPVRQELPEPPVSQELPEPPVSQELLEPSVTLALPESPFTPDLPESPACPVLPESPVRPVLPESPVYSGPGAARAAGQSGATRAACQSGAIRGACQTGAARGG